One Nicotiana tomentosiformis chromosome 1, ASM39032v3, whole genome shotgun sequence genomic window, ATTTCTGCTGCTAATCAAAATGGATGGGAGTCGGGATTTAGGTCACATTTTTCATATCTTAGAACCCTAGAcacggtaggaggcgatttggagaggggattttcatctacaaatattgggtaagtgattctaatcaattttcaactatatttcatgattatatcttggatttaacatcaaatttatgagtatcaaagaggaaaattggggatttttgtcaaagttttgaaaaatgaagatttgagttttgagagttgatttggactcggatttgaatataaaacacatatatggactcgtggggttatggatagtcggaatctacccttggaccagggttttgaccgggcgggcccggggttgacatttttgggaaatgtgtaaagatcataTCTTATCTATCGTAATtggtttcccttgcattgtttgatgataataagtcatttttggttaggtTTGAGCCGTGTGGAGTCAAATTATAGGGGAAAAGCTATATTCGagggtttatttggcctagttgaggtaagtatcttgcctaactttgtgtaggggaactaccccttaggatttggattgTTCTTGCTAATCTTACTATGTGAAAgatgtgtacacaaggtgacgagtgtgtacacgggctatatgtgatATTTTGATCGGTTTAGACTTTTAGACTTCTTCCATACATTTACTTGaatttgttataacatgttaCATCTTTTTATTGCTAAATTTACTCTCACATGCTCTAATTGATGTTGTTAGCATTTGTTATACCCTTTATTATTGtaattgctcttatatgcttagttgaagtttCTACTTCCTTATTATCTTGTTACCCTTTTATTGTTGAAATACTctaacttgaagttgttatttcgtgaaatatttttctgttgagttattggtgttgaattTGTGGAAGTCATTAGCACATTGAGGTTGAAGTcgataattgttgagatatcttttctTGTTGAGAATTCCTCAttcactttattattattgagattcttgtacacattgtgattgagcctTGTGCTATATGTTGTgataacattggtattgttgattttagcAAGTGTTGTGGCAAATGGGCACATGCGGTGCGatttgattattgtgttgtgatattgatatgcatgcagtGATATAAGGATATGGGTTGATACAcacacggtgagataaggtgggaatttATACGCGTGttactagtaagggaattacttgaagccacgggtgagataagggggctaaaacgcATGTCGCTATTtcgtaaaaaaatatttttaaaagtaaATGCAAGGTTCATGTGGTGATATAAGTAAAGATTGTGATAGAAATTGTAAAATGTggatatgaggtgtggtacctcggttgtgattcttattgtacatttCATGTTAAAAAAAGGCTTGTTGGTCGAGTAGTTCTTGTTGATTTCTTCAttgttttatttgtatttattcgtATTTGAGTACTTGTTGTTCTCATGATGTGTTCACTTCTTGTTGCCTTTACCGCTTAaatttccattgttagcttatatTATTGAACTGCTTATCTATCATTTACTTCCTCGCCTTACATTATTAAACTGTGATATATTCTGTTCAGTTttcttgtcctagtaggtgtcttgacctggccttatcactactctaccgaggttgagtctgatacttactgggtaccgttgtggtgtactcatactacgcttctatacatttttgtgcagatccagatacataTGCCCGTGTTGGACGCCAATCATTGATTAGCtattttcggagacttcaaggtacacctgctcgaCGTTCGTGAGCCTCGAAGTCACTTTCTGTCTTTAGATGTTCTACTTTTATTTCCTATTCAAAATAGTATTGTGTTTCGAGAATTTTAGTGCACTCGTTGTAGAGCTTAAGACTCAGttctaccagattttgggagttatttgTCAGTTGTATCTACTGGGGTTCATTATGATAGTTTAACAGTTTAATTTGATGTTTAAGTTATTGTTTCTGCTATCTTTCAatatatgttaggcttacctagtcttagaaactaggccTCATCACGATATCCTAAGATGGGAGTTTGGGGTCGTGAGAGTTGGACATGCAGATGGAGCTCAGCACTGCATTTCACTCGCAGACGGATGACCTGTTCAAGAGGACTATCCAGATGATTAAGGATATGTTGAGagcatgtgtcattgattttggaggccaTAGGGACCAGTTTCTTTCATTGGCCAattttgcctacaataatagctaccaatccaACATTCAAATGACATTGTATGAGGCTTTTTATGGTGGGCGGTGCCGTTCTtctattggttggtttgagcctggtgaagCTAGGATGTTGGGCACGAATTTTGTTCTTTATACTTTGGAggaggtgaagttgattcaggatcgccTCCGGACAGCGCATagtaggcagaagagttatgtaaACAAGAAGGTCCGCAATATAGATTTTATGGAGGGCAAGAGGGTGCTTTTGAACGTTCCACCAATGAAGGGCGTGATaaaatttgggaagaagggaaagcttatcttgaggtttattggcccgtttgaggtgttagagagagttagggaggttgcttataggcttgccTTGCCTCATAGTGTTTAGGGAGTTCATTAGGTATTTCATGTGTcaatgcttcggaagtatcatgatGATAAGTCTCATGTTCT contains:
- the LOC138909065 gene encoding uncharacterized protein, with the protein product MELSTAFHSQTDDLFKRTIQMIKDMLRACVIDFGGHRDQFLSLANFAYNNSYQSNIQMTLYEAFYGGRCRSSIGWFEPGEARMLGTNFVLYTLEEVKLIQDRLRTAHSRQKSYVNKKVRNIDFMEGKRVLLNVPPMKGVIKFGKKGKLILSMVHLNEYLTYEEEPIAILDRHVQKLRSKDISSVKVLWKGQPIEEAT